A genomic stretch from Bordetella sp. N includes:
- a CDS encoding BON domain-containing protein: MHTRKLIAAAALGFGAVVTSVAYAADDGKPKQSVGEYTSDAAVTTKVKAEIVGNSALSVLDIAVKTENGVVTLTGSVATAAQSDEATRVTRTVKGVTQVKNNLKVDPSKSHK; encoded by the coding sequence ATGCATACCCGTAAACTGATTGCCGCCGCCGCGCTGGGCTTTGGCGCTGTTGTCACCTCGGTCGCCTATGCCGCCGATGACGGCAAGCCCAAACAATCCGTCGGCGAATACACGTCGGATGCGGCTGTCACCACCAAGGTGAAGGCCGAGATCGTCGGCAACTCCGCGCTCAGCGTGCTGGACATCGCCGTGAAGACCGAGAACGGCGTGGTCACGCTGACCGGTTCGGTTGCCACCGCCGCCCAAAGCGACGAGGCCACCCGTGTCACTCGCACCGTCAAGGGCGTGACGCAAGTGAAGAACAACCTGAAGGTTGATCCTTCCAAGTCGCATAAGTAA
- a CDS encoding DUF1328 domain-containing protein, which translates to MLHYAVVFFIIAIIAAVLGFGGIAAGAAGIAKILFFVFLVLALLSILSGAFRRK; encoded by the coding sequence ATGCTTCACTACGCCGTCGTCTTCTTCATCATCGCCATCATCGCGGCCGTGCTCGGCTTTGGTGGCATCGCCGCGGGCGCGGCCGGCATCGCGAAGATCCTGTTCTTCGTGTTCCTCGTGCTGGCCCTGCTGTCCATCCTCAGCGGCGCCTTCCGCAGGAAGTGA
- the cphA gene encoding cyanophycin synthetase produces MEVSRIRALRGPNLWSRNTGIEAIVTCTDDECSIDRLPQFEGQLRMRFPQLGLLRPEGHLEEVSLAHTLALTALSLQAHAGCPVTFCRTQATVEPGVYQVVFEYSEESVGRLALELAEQLCLAAMADQPFDLPGALARLREMDEDLRLGPSTGAIVNAAVARGIPFRRLTQGSMVQFGWGSRQRRIQAAETDLTSAISESIAQDKDLTKMLLDAAGVPVPLGRTVDNVEDAWAAAQALQGPVVVKPRDGSQGRGVAVNIETREQIEAAYAAAEAISDDVIVERYIPGHDFRMLVVGNALVAAARRDPPQVSGDGTRTVSELVAEVNTDPLRGDGHATTLTKIRIDEIAKGVLAKQGYTPDSVPPVGARVVLRNNANLSTGGSATDVTDEVHPELAARVVTAARMIGLDLCGVDVVAESVHQALEDQHGGIVEINAAPGLRMHLNPSFGKGRAVGEAIISNMYKDGEDGRIPVVAVAGTNGKTTTVRLTAHILGQDGSTVGMTNSDGVYIGDRRIDTGDCSGPRSARSVLLHPEVDAAVLETARGGILREGLAFDRCDVAIVTNIGMGDHLGLGYISTVEDLAVVKRVIVQYVNSKGTAVLNAADPIVAEMALACPGSVTYFATDKNHPRMITHRAQGLRVVYRDGDNIVAAQGADEYAIALSSIPLTRKGSIPFQVENAMASIAAAWALGVDWTQIERGLGSFVNDAASAPGRFNVFDYRGATVIADYGHNPDAMIALIQAVDAMPAKRRVALISGAGDRRDEDIRRQTELLGEAFDEVLLYQDQCQRGRADGEVIALLREGLRNATRTSYSDEIDGEFIAIDTALGRLQAGDLCLILVDQVEEALAHIEQRITESNAKA; encoded by the coding sequence ATGGAAGTCTCACGCATACGCGCCCTGCGCGGCCCCAATCTGTGGAGCCGCAACACCGGCATCGAGGCCATCGTCACCTGCACCGATGACGAATGCTCGATCGACCGCCTGCCGCAGTTTGAAGGTCAACTGCGCATGCGTTTCCCGCAGCTCGGACTGCTGCGCCCGGAAGGCCATCTGGAAGAGGTCTCGCTGGCGCACACCCTGGCGCTCACCGCGCTGTCCCTGCAGGCGCACGCCGGCTGCCCCGTCACGTTCTGCCGCACGCAGGCGACGGTCGAGCCCGGTGTCTATCAGGTCGTTTTCGAATACAGCGAGGAATCCGTCGGCCGCCTGGCCCTGGAACTGGCTGAACAGCTGTGCCTGGCGGCCATGGCCGACCAACCCTTCGACCTGCCCGGCGCGCTGGCCCGCCTGCGGGAGATGGATGAAGACCTGCGCCTGGGGCCCAGCACCGGCGCCATCGTCAACGCGGCCGTGGCGCGCGGCATCCCCTTCCGCCGCCTGACCCAGGGCAGCATGGTGCAGTTCGGCTGGGGCTCGCGCCAGCGCCGCATCCAGGCCGCCGAAACCGACCTGACCAGCGCGATCTCCGAATCGATCGCGCAGGACAAGGACCTGACCAAGATGCTGCTGGATGCCGCCGGCGTTCCGGTGCCGCTGGGCCGCACGGTCGACAACGTCGAGGACGCCTGGGCCGCCGCGCAGGCGCTGCAGGGACCCGTGGTGGTCAAGCCGCGCGACGGCAGCCAGGGCCGCGGCGTCGCGGTCAACATCGAGACGCGCGAGCAGATCGAAGCAGCGTACGCCGCCGCCGAGGCCATCAGCGACGACGTCATCGTCGAACGCTACATCCCCGGCCACGACTTCCGCATGCTGGTGGTGGGCAACGCCCTGGTGGCCGCGGCGCGCCGCGATCCGCCGCAAGTGTCCGGCGACGGCACCCGCACCGTCAGCGAACTGGTGGCCGAGGTCAATACCGATCCGCTGCGCGGCGACGGCCATGCCACCACCTTGACCAAGATCCGCATCGACGAGATCGCCAAGGGTGTGCTGGCCAAGCAAGGCTACACGCCGGACTCGGTGCCGCCCGTGGGCGCGCGCGTGGTCCTGCGCAATAACGCCAACCTGAGCACCGGCGGGTCGGCCACCGACGTCACCGACGAAGTCCATCCGGAACTGGCGGCGCGGGTCGTCACGGCCGCGCGCATGATCGGCCTGGACCTCTGCGGCGTCGACGTCGTGGCCGAATCCGTGCATCAGGCGCTGGAAGACCAGCACGGCGGCATCGTGGAAATCAATGCCGCGCCCGGTCTGCGCATGCACTTGAACCCGTCGTTCGGCAAAGGCCGCGCGGTGGGCGAAGCCATCATCTCCAATATGTACAAGGATGGCGAGGACGGCCGCATTCCCGTGGTCGCCGTCGCCGGCACCAACGGCAAGACCACCACGGTGCGCCTGACGGCGCACATCCTGGGCCAGGACGGCAGCACCGTGGGCATGACCAACTCGGACGGCGTCTACATCGGCGACCGCCGCATCGATACCGGCGATTGCAGCGGGCCGCGCAGCGCGCGCAGCGTGCTGCTGCATCCCGAAGTCGACGCGGCCGTGCTGGAAACGGCGCGCGGTGGCATCCTGCGCGAGGGCCTGGCCTTCGATCGCTGCGATGTGGCCATCGTCACGAATATCGGCATGGGCGATCACCTGGGCCTGGGCTACATCAGCACGGTGGAAGACCTGGCGGTGGTGAAGCGCGTCATCGTCCAATACGTGAACAGCAAGGGCACGGCGGTATTGAACGCGGCCGATCCCATCGTGGCGGAGATGGCCCTGGCCTGCCCAGGCAGCGTGACCTATTTTGCGACGGACAAGAATCATCCGCGCATGATCACGCATCGCGCGCAGGGCTTGCGGGTGGTTTATCGCGACGGCGACAACATCGTCGCCGCGCAGGGTGCGGACGAATACGCCATCGCCCTGTCCAGCATTCCCCTGACGCGCAAGGGCAGCATTCCCTTCCAGGTGGAGAACGCCATGGCGTCTATCGCCGCGGCGTGGGCGCTGGGCGTGGACTGGACGCAGATCGAGCGCGGCCTGGGTTCCTTCGTCAATGACGCGGCGTCGGCGCCGGGACGCTTCAACGTGTTCGACTATCGCGGCGCCACCGTGATCGCCGACTACGGCCACAACCCGGACGCGATGATCGCCTTGATCCAGGCCGTCGACGCCATGCCGGCCAAGCGCCGCGTGGCCTTGATCAGCGGCGCGGGTGACCGGCGCGACGAGGATATCCGTCGGCAGACAGAGCTGCTGGGCGAAGCCTTCGACGAGGTGCTGCTGTATCAGGACCAATGCCAACGGGGCCGCGCCGACGGTGAGGTCATTGCCCTGCTGCGCGAAGGCTTGCGCAATGCCACCCGGACGTCGTATTCGGACGAGATCGACGGCGAGTTCATCGCCATCGACACTGCACTCGGCCGCCTGCAAGCCGGCGACCTGTGCCTGATCCTGGTCGACCAGGTGGAAGAGGCCCTGGCCCACATCGAGCAACGCATCACGGAGAGCAACGCCAAGGCGTAG
- the cphA gene encoding cyanophycin synthetase: MKKKDIEFLDVVALRGPNIWTYRPVLEAWVDIGELEDFPSNLIPGFYERLSTWLPSLIEHRCSPGVRGGFLQRLREGTWPGHILEHVTLELQNLAGLPGGFGKARETSERGVYKVIVRAWQEQVTRAALAEGRDLVMAAIEDRPFDVDATVARLRRLVDRHCLGPSTACIVDAADDRDIPYTRLFEGNLVQFGYGARQRRIWTAETDKTSAIAEGISRDKDLTKSLLSECGVPVPEGRLVKSAAEAWEAAQDIGLPVVIKPYDGNHGRGVFTNLTTYEEVASAYSVADEEGSGVMVERFVVGNEHRLLVVGDRMVAAARGEPAWVVGDGVSTIDQLIDSQINSDPRRGRGEDCPLNPVRLDSAARLEVARQDLTPEAVPAAGRRVLIQRNGNVAFDCTDAVHPDVARAVVLAARIVGLDVAGVDLVAEDISRPLEEQRGAIVEVNAGPGLLMHLKPADGQPRPVGRAIVDHLFPEGEDGRIPVVGVTGTNGKTVVSRLIGRLLSLSGKHVGVACSEGLYFDRRQVQKGDCANWAAGRRVLMNRSVDAAVIENSSAVVLGQGLAYDRCQVGVVTNIDASDHLGDFDIADADRMFNVLRTQVDVVLPSGTAVLNARDPRVVDMAQLCDGEVMYFGLDPSNPVIASHVALGKRAVYVRDGQVVMATGSQEEVLSSAVALPLTQGGRVNFQLENVLAAVGAAWALGVSADLIRVGIETFDVDQADAPWQFTPYERDGATVVVDGAHNVSALHALADAIQHFPAEHRTVVYGAGLDRRDEDLVAQGLALGAVFDRVVLYDDTTVPSKRPAGQARALLRAGLEQAQGRRVTEIIDEPDHAHAATDVLARLRPGDFVLLQTDEGASEPTINLVRRWIQQS, encoded by the coding sequence ATGAAAAAGAAAGACATTGAATTTCTCGATGTCGTGGCTTTGCGCGGCCCGAACATTTGGACCTACCGGCCGGTGCTGGAAGCCTGGGTCGATATTGGCGAACTGGAAGATTTTCCGTCCAATCTCATCCCCGGCTTCTACGAACGCCTGTCCACCTGGCTGCCGTCACTGATCGAGCATCGGTGCAGCCCCGGCGTGCGCGGCGGCTTCCTGCAGCGCCTGCGCGAAGGGACCTGGCCCGGCCACATTCTGGAGCACGTCACGCTGGAACTGCAGAATCTTGCAGGCCTGCCGGGTGGCTTCGGCAAGGCGCGCGAGACTTCCGAACGGGGCGTCTACAAGGTGATCGTGCGCGCCTGGCAGGAACAGGTGACGCGCGCGGCACTGGCCGAAGGCCGCGACCTGGTCATGGCGGCCATCGAAGATCGCCCCTTTGACGTCGACGCCACGGTGGCGCGCCTGCGCCGCCTGGTCGACCGCCACTGCCTGGGCCCCAGCACCGCCTGCATCGTCGATGCCGCGGACGACCGCGACATCCCCTACACCCGCCTGTTCGAAGGCAACCTGGTGCAGTTCGGCTACGGCGCCCGCCAGCGCCGCATCTGGACCGCCGAAACCGACAAGACCAGCGCCATCGCCGAAGGCATCTCGCGCGACAAGGACCTGACCAAGTCGCTGCTGTCCGAGTGCGGCGTGCCGGTGCCGGAAGGCCGCCTGGTCAAGTCCGCCGCCGAAGCCTGGGAAGCCGCGCAGGACATCGGCCTGCCCGTGGTCATCAAGCCCTACGACGGCAACCATGGCCGCGGCGTCTTCACCAACCTGACCACCTACGAGGAGGTCGCATCGGCCTACTCGGTGGCGGATGAAGAAGGCAGCGGCGTGATGGTCGAACGCTTCGTGGTGGGCAACGAACACCGCCTGCTGGTGGTCGGCGACCGCATGGTGGCGGCCGCCCGCGGCGAACCCGCCTGGGTGGTCGGCGACGGTGTCTCCACCATCGACCAGCTGATCGACAGCCAGATCAATTCCGACCCCCGCCGGGGCCGTGGTGAAGACTGCCCCTTGAACCCCGTCCGCCTGGACTCGGCGGCACGCCTGGAAGTGGCGCGCCAGGACCTGACGCCGGAAGCCGTGCCGGCCGCCGGCCGCCGCGTGCTGATCCAGCGCAACGGCAACGTCGCCTTCGACTGCACCGACGCGGTCCATCCCGACGTGGCGCGCGCGGTGGTGCTGGCCGCGCGCATCGTCGGCCTGGACGTGGCGGGCGTGGATTTGGTGGCCGAAGACATTTCGCGTCCGCTGGAAGAACAACGCGGCGCCATCGTCGAAGTCAACGCGGGCCCCGGCCTGCTGATGCACTTGAAGCCGGCCGACGGCCAGCCGCGTCCGGTCGGACGCGCCATCGTCGACCATCTTTTCCCCGAGGGCGAAGACGGCCGCATTCCCGTGGTCGGCGTGACCGGCACCAACGGCAAGACCGTGGTGTCGCGCCTGATCGGCCGCCTGCTGTCCCTGTCCGGCAAGCATGTGGGCGTGGCCTGCAGCGAAGGGCTGTATTTCGACCGCCGCCAGGTGCAGAAAGGCGATTGCGCCAACTGGGCCGCCGGTCGCCGCGTGCTGATGAACCGCTCCGTCGACGCCGCCGTCATCGAAAACAGCAGCGCCGTCGTGCTGGGCCAGGGCCTGGCCTACGATCGCTGCCAGGTGGGCGTGGTCACCAATATCGACGCCTCCGACCATCTGGGCGACTTCGACATCGCCGACGCGGACCGCATGTTCAACGTGCTGCGCACGCAAGTGGATGTGGTGCTGCCCAGCGGCACCGCGGTGCTCAATGCGCGTGATCCGCGCGTGGTCGACATGGCGCAACTGTGCGACGGCGAAGTCATGTACTTCGGACTGGACCCCAGCAATCCCGTCATCGCCTCGCATGTGGCGCTGGGCAAGCGCGCGGTCTATGTGCGCGACGGCCAGGTCGTCATGGCCACCGGCTCGCAGGAAGAAGTGCTGTCCAGCGCCGTGGCCCTGCCGCTGACCCAGGGTGGCCGCGTCAACTTCCAACTGGAAAACGTGCTGGCCGCCGTCGGCGCCGCATGGGCGCTGGGCGTGTCCGCCGACCTGATCCGCGTCGGCATCGAAACCTTCGACGTCGACCAGGCCGATGCGCCCTGGCAGTTCACGCCTTACGAGCGCGACGGCGCCACGGTGGTGGTCGACGGCGCCCACAACGTGTCGGCGCTGCACGCGCTGGCCGATGCCATCCAGCATTTCCCCGCCGAGCATCGCACAGTCGTCTACGGCGCCGGCCTGGACCGCCGCGACGAAGACCTGGTGGCCCAGGGTTTGGCCTTGGGCGCGGTGTTCGATCGCGTGGTGCTGTACGACGACACCACCGTCCCCAGCAAGCGGCCCGCCGGCCAGGCGCGCGCGCTGCTGCGTGCCGGCCTGGAACAGGCCCAGGGACGACGCGTGACCGAAATCATCGACGAACCCGACCATGCTCATGCCGCCACCGACGTGCTGGCCCGGCTGCGTCCCGGTGACTTCGTGCTGCTGCAAACCGACGAAGGCGCCTCCGAACCTACTATCAACCTGGTCCGCCGCTGGATCCAGCAAAGCTGA